ATCGAATGGTAGCCAACCACATCACTACACCATCCATGACCCAAACGCTCCACATCACGATCGGCACGCGCCCCAACCGCACCGGCCTCGAGGAGAGGCTCGCATCCATCGACGACGGCGAAGCGGTGGACCCGAACCCGTCCCGACTCAGCATCGAGAGCCTCGCAACGTTCGGCCGTATCTTCCGACCCACGAATCTCGAACTGCTCGAAGCCATCGTGGAATACGAGCCCGCGAGCATCCGCGAGCTCGCACGTATCGTCGATCGACATCCACCGGAAGTAACCGAAAACGTTCACGAACTCGCCGACTACGGGCTCATCGAGCTGGAAGACGAGGGGCGAGCAAAACGACCGACGGTCTGGTACGACGAATTCGAGTTCTCCGGTGATGTCCCGTTGCACGGGCTCGATACCGACAGTGACGCCCCTATCGCGCCGTAGGTCGTCTCACACTGAAGACGGTACCGCCGTAGGTCTTGCATCTCGGTAACAGCCCCTCGTTAATAGACGAACTTTTCAGCGACGACGATTTATTTGGTCGTGGTGGCGATGACGAGCAGTTACCCCCGCTGAGCCCCGTATGACGAGTTCGACCGGACAGTGTCAGCTGTAGCGGCGCAGGTCGCCGTCCCGCGTCCCGGCGAGTGCCTGCCGGATGTCCGCCCGGTCCCAGCCCAGCGGCGAGAGGACGCTCTCGACGGCCCGGACGAGCTGGGTGGCGTAGTAGTCCGCGTCGTAGCGGTCGATGTCTTCGTGGGCCAGCGCGACGCGGTCGCGGGAGGATTTGCCGTCGTCGACGACGACGTACGCGACCGACTGGCCGGGATGGACCGACAGGCCCTGGTCGCGGGCGCGTTCCAGCGCCGCGACGTTGGTCGTCGACTGCGTGTACGCTTCGAGGGGTCTGGAGACGCGGTTGCGCTCGACGAGGCGCTCGGCGGCCACGTCGCCGGCCCGGAGCGTCGCGCAGGCCCGGGCGAGCCGGTCGAGGACGGCCTCGGGGTCCCGGGTCGCGTCGAAGCGCTCGATGCAGTCCCGCTGGACATCGGCGACGAAGGGCGGCGTGGACCGCTGGCGGGCCTCGATACCGCGGTATTTGAACGTGTCCGACCCCGCGACGCTCCCGAAGTACTTCGTCAGCGCGCCGGCGTCGCTGTTTCGCTGTGGGACGAAGGCGACCCAGTCGTAGCGGGCCTCGTGTTCGAGGCGGACGCCGACGGTGTCGGTTATCTCGCCGGCGAGCGATTCGAGGTCGGTCCGCGCGGCGGCGTCGGGGGCGGGCGTCACCCAGACGGAGTCGACGATGCCGTGGACGACGCGCCAGCCGCCGGCTTCGAGGCGTTCCTTGGCGGTCAGCAGTATCTCGCGGGCGTAGGCGTTGATGGCCTCGTGGCACTCGATGCGGCCGAACTTCGCGTTGGAGAAGCCCTGATAGCCGAAGCAGGCGACGAGAATCCACTTCAGCGCGCCGGAGCGCCCTTCCAGCTCGGCGATACGGTCGTCGTCGGGGTCGTCGCGCGCCCGTTCGCGCCGGATGTCGGCCTTGAGCTCGTCGCGGGCGTCGACGAGGGGCCGGAGCACGTCGACGAGATAGCCGCGGTCGTCACAGACGGCGTAGCCGAGTTCCGGGACGTCCTCGCGGTCGTGATGGCAGTCACAGCGGACCACGTCGGGTGAGACGTTGCGCGTACAGATGATGTTGGGGTAGAGCGACGAGAAGTCCAGTTCGTGGACGTCCTCGTGGACGCCGACCTCGGGAGCGAAGACGAAGCCGCCGCGGTCGGCGTCGTGGAGCGTCCCCATGGGCTTGAACAGCTCGTGGCGCCAGGAGTGCCAGGGGACCAGCACGCCCCGGTCGTGGGCCTCGCGTATCTGGATGGCCGTGAGGACGTTGCCGATGGAGGCCCACGCCGTCTCCTGGAGCGGCTTCTGTGACCGCGAGACCAGGTCCAGCACGCCGGCCAGGTTCGTCTCGCCGTAGAAGAACGTGTTCGACTCGTCGACGACGGCCCGCCCGGGGACGCTGTAGCGGGCCGGCGAGTGGCCGACGCGGCCGTAGCTGGCGTAGGTGGACGCCCCGGCGAGTTGCCGGTAGTCGACGCCGGGCCACCGGGACAGCGAGAAGTCGGCCAGCCCGGCCGCCGCG
This is a stretch of genomic DNA from Halomicroarcula saliterrae. It encodes these proteins:
- a CDS encoding type B DNA-directed DNA polymerase, with the translated sequence MAFTVDFLDDGRVVEWTATANGAEPTVRTGYSPRFYVAAREPELDVDLGAVRSMYARHPEVVGTEFVERRPGFRRGDERVLAVDAAHVGRVRSLASRAHRIDGHPVGDLACFDVDLSRQFRYCLETGADPTPATELTTLRLAVPLAETAGETYGELAVGDDRVTGDPEDILTAVQTAVDARDPDVLVCSTADIVPTLSEMAAAAGLADFSLSRWPGVDYRQLAGASTYASYGRVGHSPARYSVPGRAVVDESNTFFYGETNLAGVLDLVSRSQKPLQETAWASIGNVLTAIQIREAHDRGVLVPWHSWRHELFKPMGTLHDADRGGFVFAPEVGVHEDVHELDFSSLYPNIICTRNVSPDVVRCDCHHDREDVPELGYAVCDDRGYLVDVLRPLVDARDELKADIRRERARDDPDDDRIAELEGRSGALKWILVACFGYQGFSNAKFGRIECHEAINAYAREILLTAKERLEAGGWRVVHGIVDSVWVTPAPDAAARTDLESLAGEITDTVGVRLEHEARYDWVAFVPQRNSDAGALTKYFGSVAGSDTFKYRGIEARQRSTPPFVADVQRDCIERFDATRDPEAVLDRLARACATLRAGDVAAERLVERNRVSRPLEAYTQSTTNVAALERARDQGLSVHPGQSVAYVVVDDGKSSRDRVALAHEDIDRYDADYYATQLVRAVESVLSPLGWDRADIRQALAGTRDGDLRRYS
- a CDS encoding helix-turn-helix domain-containing protein — encoded protein: MTQTLHITIGTRPNRTGLEERLASIDDGEAVDPNPSRLSIESLATFGRIFRPTNLELLEAIVEYEPASIRELARIVDRHPPEVTENVHELADYGLIELEDEGRAKRPTVWYDEFEFSGDVPLHGLDTDSDAPIAP